The Salvelinus fontinalis isolate EN_2023a chromosome 31, ASM2944872v1, whole genome shotgun sequence genome has a window encoding:
- the LOC129829299 gene encoding involucrin-like, with amino-acid sequence MLLKQEYHLSSSENMLLKQEYHLSSSENMLLKQEYHLSSSENMLLKQEYHLSSSENMLLKQEYHLSSSENMLLKQEYHLSSSENMLLKQEYHLSSSENMLLKQEYHLSSSENMLLKQEYHLSSSENMLLKQEYHLSSSENMLLKQEYHLSSSENMLLKQEYHLSSSENMLLKQEYHLSSSENMLLKQEYHLSSSENMLLKQEYHLSSSENMLLKQEYHLSSSENMLLKQEYHLSSSENMLLKQEYHLSSSENMLLKQEYHLSSSENMLLKQEYHLSSSENMLLKQE; translated from the coding sequence atgctcctcaaacaggaatatcacctgtccagCAGCGAgaacatgctcctcaaacaggaatatcacctgtccagCAGCGAgaacatgctcctcaaacaggaatatcacctgtcaagCAGCGAgaacatgctcctcaaacaggaatatcacctgtccagCAGCGAgaacatgctcctcaaacaggaatatcacctgtccagCAGCGAgaacatgctcctcaaacaggaatatcacctgtccagCAGCGAgaacatgctcctcaaacaggaatatcacctgtccagCAGCGAgaacatgctcctcaaacaggaatatcacctgtccagCAGCGAgaacatgctcctcaaacaggaatatcacctgtccagCAGCGAgaacatgctcctcaaacaggaatatcacctgtcaagCAGCGAgaacatgctcctcaaacaggaatatcacctgtccagCAGCGAgaacatgctcctcaaacaggaatatcacctgtccagCAGCGAgaacatgctcctcaaacaggaatatcacctgtccagCAGCGAgaacatgctcctcaaacaggaatatcacctgtccagCAGCGAgaacatgctcctcaaacaggaatatcacctgtccagCAGCGAgaacatgctcctcaaacaggaatatcacctgtccagCAGCGAgaacatgctcctcaaacaggaatatcacctgtccagCAGCGAgaacatgctcctcaaacaggaatatcacctgtccagCAGCGAgaacatgctcctcaaacaggaatatcacctgtccagCAGCGAGAACATGCTCCTCAAACAAGAATATCACCTGTCCAGCAGCGAgaacatgctcctcaaacaggaataa